From the genome of Geminocystis herdmanii PCC 6308, one region includes:
- a CDS encoding DUF3011 domain-containing protein produces the protein MRQTLRGELIMKNLHKLALISAISVGFFSQANPAAAESRITCESRQGRYNFCNVDTRGGVRFVRQISNAQCREGSTWGYDRNGIWVDRGCSAEFAVRDRGGNNNNYNPNTGGDNTGAIIGGVLAVGAIAAAIASGSGNNSSDGTITCGSERGNFTRCPVNLSRRDRVILRRQLSNSGCWEGSTWGYDRDGIWVDEGCRGQFEIRR, from the coding sequence ATGCGTCAAACCTTAAGAGGAGAATTAATCATGAAAAATTTACATAAATTAGCTTTAATTAGTGCTATTAGTGTTGGTTTCTTTTCTCAAGCCAATCCTGCGGCGGCGGAAAGTCGAATTACTTGCGAATCTCGTCAAGGTCGTTATAATTTTTGTAATGTGGATACCAGAGGCGGTGTGAGATTTGTGCGTCAAATTAGTAATGCTCAGTGTCGTGAGGGAAGTACTTGGGGTTACGATCGAAATGGAATCTGGGTCGATCGAGGTTGTAGTGCTGAATTTGCGGTGAGAGATAGAGGAGGAAACAATAATAATTATAATCCCAATACTGGAGGAGATAATACAGGGGCAATTATCGGGGGTGTGTTAGCGGTAGGTGCCATCGCCGCCGCCATTGCTTCTGGTTCGGGTAATAACTCTTCTGATGGTACAATAACCTGTGGTTCAGAGCGAGGTAATTTCACCCGTTGCCCTGTAAACCTTAGTCGGCGCGATCGAGTTATACTTAGACGACAGCTTAGTAATTCTGGATGTTGGGAAGGAAGTACATGGGGTTACGATCGAGATGGCATCTGGGTTGATGAAGGTTGTCGAGGACAATTTGAAATTAGACGTTAA